The following are from one region of the Fimbriimonadaceae bacterium genome:
- a CDS encoding ABC transporter substrate-binding protein, whose product MRFIVPALAVLTAVALGGCKHDAPFGGTPRTAAEIKKRVVSLSPNTTELVFITNYGAPVVGRTDADTFPNQAAKVPVVVHQTKIDYEMLAGIKPDLILYDTSLYSDAEVAKIKELGAEMLPFSVHNLDEYEAYLRQLGVMVGGETNASEYMDKVYAAVANAKGPVAGKDIKVMVLMGGGGGDLTATGTESILADFVRNSGGNLIGPKGDRFMPVNIEEVIAADPDIIFCPDDSYATISKDPRLANLRAVKNREVLPVKADILLRAGSRVDKLIAAMGAEIQKAGESK is encoded by the coding sequence ATGCGTTTCATCGTGCCCGCCCTGGCCGTGCTGACGGCCGTGGCCCTCGGGGGCTGCAAGCATGACGCCCCGTTCGGCGGCACGCCACGTACTGCGGCCGAGATTAAAAAGCGGGTGGTCAGCCTGAGCCCCAACACGACGGAGTTGGTCTTCATCACCAACTACGGGGCGCCGGTGGTGGGCCGCACGGACGCCGACACGTTCCCGAACCAGGCCGCCAAAGTGCCGGTCGTCGTGCATCAGACCAAGATCGACTACGAGATGCTCGCCGGGATCAAGCCTGACCTCATCCTGTACGACACGTCGCTCTATTCCGACGCCGAAGTGGCGAAGATCAAGGAGTTGGGGGCCGAAATGCTGCCGTTCAGCGTCCACAACCTGGACGAGTACGAGGCCTACTTACGCCAACTCGGCGTCATGGTCGGGGGCGAGACCAACGCCAGCGAGTACATGGACAAGGTTTATGCCGCCGTGGCCAACGCCAAGGGCCCGGTGGCAGGGAAGGACATCAAGGTCATGGTGCTGATGGGCGGTGGTGGTGGTGACCTGACCGCCACCGGCACGGAGTCCATCCTGGCCGATTTCGTACGCAATTCGGGCGGCAATCTCATCGGCCCCAAGGGCGACCGGTTTATGCCCGTCAACATCGAGGAGGTCATCGCCGCCGACCCCGACATCATTTTTTGCCCTGACGACAGTTACGCCACAATCAGTAAGGACCCAAGGTTGGCCAACCTGCGGGCCGTGAAGAACCGGGAAGTCCTCCCGGTCAAGGCCGACATCTTGCTACGGGCGGGGTCGCGGGTGGACAAGCTGATCGCCGCCATGGGCGCGGAGATCCAAAAGGCGGGTGAGTCGAAGTGA
- a CDS encoding S-methyl-5'-thioadenosine phosphorylase, producing the protein MSAAEIGVFGGSGFYSLLENVQEIKVDTPYGPPSDRIMLAEVGGRKVAFLPRHGRDHTLPPHRVPYRANVWAFHKLGVKAVISPCAVGSLQRHIEPGSFLVADQFVDRTKGRDDTFFDGPIVTHVSPAETYDPVLRKLAVEVITEHGIVAHDGGTVVVIQGPRFSTKAESTWFTNNGWQIINMTQYPEAYLCRELGMSVVNISLVTDFDSGVVADTSAVTAHDVLEVFKSNSEKIRGVVLDLIKRMPADLDALGAREALRYTRGDGHAASDLDVRVFE; encoded by the coding sequence GTGAGCGCCGCCGAGATCGGCGTCTTCGGGGGTTCCGGCTTCTACAGCCTCCTCGAAAACGTGCAGGAGATCAAGGTCGACACCCCGTACGGGCCCCCGAGCGACCGGATCATGCTCGCCGAAGTCGGCGGGCGCAAGGTCGCCTTCCTCCCCCGGCACGGCCGAGACCACACCCTGCCGCCCCACCGGGTGCCGTACCGTGCCAATGTCTGGGCGTTCCACAAGCTGGGGGTCAAGGCCGTCATCTCCCCTTGCGCGGTGGGGTCGCTCCAGAGGCACATTGAGCCGGGAAGTTTTCTCGTCGCCGACCAATTCGTCGACCGCACCAAGGGCCGCGACGACACGTTCTTCGACGGACCCATCGTCACCCATGTCTCCCCGGCCGAGACCTACGACCCCGTCCTTCGCAAGCTGGCCGTCGAGGTCATCACAGAGCACGGGATCGTCGCCCACGACGGCGGCACCGTCGTCGTCATCCAGGGCCCCCGGTTCAGCACCAAGGCGGAGAGCACCTGGTTCACCAACAACGGCTGGCAGATCATCAACATGACCCAGTATCCGGAGGCGTACCTGTGCCGGGAGTTGGGGATGAGCGTGGTCAACATCTCCCTGGTGACCGACTTCGACAGCGGTGTCGTCGCCGACACGTCGGCAGTGACCGCCCATGACGTGCTTGAGGTCTTCAAGAGCAACAGCGAGAAGATCCGCGGCGTCGTCCTCGACTTGATCAAGCGGATGCCTGCCGACCTTGACGCGCTCGGGGCCCGAGAGGCCCTTCGGTACACGCGCGGCGACGGTCACGCGGCCTCCGACCTGGACGTCCGTGTTTTTGAGTGA
- a CDS encoding PDZ domain-containing protein: MNKTFRILMSACGVLAVVGSVALGHNARTRVDMGRSVASDSLSRVISRPGLRASLTNQEPLTEGEYFYLVTDLLHREYVDPFDVDDKMAVGAVKGMVNSLLDPDSMFMTPAAYTQYHHVRQGEVEGVGIEIRYVFDQETIQKAQSGAKGYDTLLLLPKVMVAAVLPGGPAEAAGVKVGDEVRGVGDKFVVTAQDIKQIRETQKLVNEKKEKPEVLEAMRKVIEARIKANIPPVKVRDQLTLGDTGSVDLTLDREGKEVKVKIDKKRYTIPAVEATPQGPTKLRFVEGAAQALAKLDWSRPVTLDLRQSTQGDFAVMQKCLDVLLPAQKVGVIATDDARTTDVVSRGPGIKAAHVELVVDSSTAGAAAVFAQSLAAAGYATLTGETYPDMEWIEEHALPGGSGYTLAVGKFRPIGKEVAK; encoded by the coding sequence ATGAACAAGACTTTTCGGATCCTGATGTCGGCCTGCGGGGTCCTGGCCGTGGTCGGGAGCGTCGCCTTGGGCCATAACGCCCGGACTCGCGTCGACATGGGGCGCAGCGTCGCGTCCGACTCTCTGTCGCGCGTCATCAGCAGACCTGGGCTCCGCGCCAGCCTGACCAACCAGGAGCCGCTGACCGAAGGCGAGTATTTCTACCTGGTGACCGACCTGCTTCACCGCGAATACGTCGACCCGTTCGACGTGGACGACAAGATGGCGGTCGGGGCGGTGAAGGGCATGGTGAACAGCCTGCTTGACCCGGACTCGATGTTCATGACCCCGGCGGCATACACCCAGTACCACCATGTCCGGCAGGGAGAAGTCGAGGGCGTGGGAATCGAGATCCGCTACGTGTTCGACCAAGAGACGATCCAAAAGGCGCAGAGCGGGGCCAAGGGCTACGACACCCTCTTGTTGCTTCCCAAAGTCATGGTCGCGGCGGTGTTGCCCGGTGGCCCGGCCGAGGCGGCCGGCGTCAAGGTCGGCGACGAGGTCCGCGGTGTCGGCGACAAGTTCGTCGTGACCGCCCAAGACATCAAGCAGATCCGCGAGACGCAAAAGCTGGTCAACGAAAAGAAGGAGAAGCCCGAAGTCCTTGAGGCGATGCGCAAGGTGATCGAGGCCCGGATCAAGGCCAACATCCCGCCGGTCAAAGTGCGCGACCAGCTGACCCTGGGCGACACGGGCAGCGTGGACTTGACCCTGGACCGGGAGGGGAAAGAAGTCAAGGTCAAAATCGACAAGAAGCGTTACACCATCCCCGCCGTAGAAGCGACCCCGCAGGGGCCGACCAAGCTCCGCTTTGTCGAGGGTGCCGCCCAGGCCCTGGCGAAGTTGGACTGGTCCAGGCCTGTGACCCTGGACTTGCGGCAGTCCACCCAAGGTGACTTCGCCGTGATGCAGAAATGCCTCGACGTCTTGTTGCCCGCGCAAAAGGTCGGGGTCATCGCTACAGACGACGCCCGCACCACCGACGTGGTCTCCCGTGGCCCCGGCATCAAGGCCGCCCATGTCGAGTTGGTCGTGGACAGTTCGACTGCCGGTGCCGCCGCCGTCTTCGCCCAGTCCCTCGCCGCCGCAGGCTACGCGACGTTGACAGGCGAGACGTACCCCGACATGGAGTGGATCGAAGAGCACGCCCTCCCCGGAGGCAGTGGCTACACGCTGGCGGTCGGTAAGTTCAGGCCGATCGGCAAGGAGGTGGCCAAGTGA
- a CDS encoding PEP-CTERM sorting domain-containing protein → MRNLVTLALVVVAAASQATVITQWNFNSLSADGDTTTGTTDPSIGSGTASLVGGTTSTFASGNGSSDPAATDDSSWNSATYPEQQVGSGTAGVQFLVSTAGMKDITVSFDQRHSSTASAWTMLQYTTDGSTWTNSDSYQVADTSFHNGNTVDLTGVTAANDNPNFGVRIVSIFVPGTSEYAPTSSTATYSINGTIRYDMVTVSGTESVPEPASMAVLGLGALALARRKRK, encoded by the coding sequence ATGAGAAACCTCGTTACCCTCGCATTGGTCGTCGTCGCCGCCGCGTCGCAAGCGACCGTCATCACCCAATGGAACTTTAACTCCCTGTCGGCCGACGGCGACACGACCACCGGCACCACCGACCCTTCCATCGGATCAGGCACGGCGAGCCTCGTCGGTGGGACGACGAGCACCTTTGCCAGCGGCAACGGGAGCTCTGACCCCGCGGCCACCGACGATTCTTCCTGGAACTCGGCCACTTATCCGGAGCAGCAAGTCGGGTCGGGCACGGCCGGTGTGCAGTTCCTTGTGTCCACCGCCGGCATGAAGGACATCACGGTGTCGTTCGACCAGCGGCACAGCAGCACGGCCTCGGCCTGGACCATGCTCCAATACACCACGGACGGGTCCACCTGGACGAACAGCGACAGCTACCAAGTGGCCGACACGAGCTTCCACAATGGAAACACGGTCGACCTGACCGGAGTCACCGCCGCCAACGACAACCCCAACTTTGGCGTCCGCATCGTCTCCATCTTCGTGCCGGGGACGAGCGAGTACGCTCCGACCTCCTCGACTGCCACCTACAGCATCAACGGCACGATCCGTTACGACATGGTGACGGTCAGCGGCACCGAGTCGGTGCCCGAACCGGCGAGCATGGCCGTCCTCGGCCTCGGCGCCCTCGCCTTGGCCCGCCGCAAGAGGAAGTAA
- the gyrA gene encoding DNA gyrase subunit A, which translates to MPEQDPQISLVPIEEELSRSYVNYAMSVIIARALPDIRDGLKPVQRRILYAMREMGQTPDGPFKKSAQVTGKTSGEFHPHGNQVIYPTLARLGQSFTMRYMLIQPQGNFGSIDGDPPAAERYTECRLSPIAMELMEDLDRETVDWMPTYTNEQMEPMCFPGKFPNLLCNGSQGIAVGMATSMPPHNLTEVCNAILHRIDDPECDLDAVMTHLPGPDFPTLGLIMGTKGVREAYETGRGSVVMQAKTMIEPGDAGKSTIVVTELPYQVNKTNLVQNIAQIAKLKKFDGIVAVNDYSDKRGMRIEIDIRRDVNPNRALNYLLKHTSLRTTFGCIMLSLVGNSPRVSPLLTVLDEYIKHRRDVIERRTRYELYRILEEVHRLEGFQIARRFLDDIIKVIREASDPDAARVQLVRQFDMSPYQANAVLNMPLRRLTQLEQSKLEADYKEALRKMQDLMDILTDPVRLTAVMREEVVTMRDKHGDERRTKIIGREVGDFTEEDLIPDEEAIVSVSRDGYIKRISLDSYRQQKRGGKGLKSVMKQDDEPAHLFQVNTHHFILFFTDRGRVYRLRAYDIPESTRYARGMPVINYIAIESDERVTATVSVKDIKGEGYLTMVTRQGEVKRTALESFSNIRSNGLRAFDIEAGDELGWVLVTKGNEDIVLVSRNGMSIRFNETDARGRGRAAGGVRAIRLRDGDVLVGADIVRPGSTLLVVGEHGFGKRTELEEYRVQTRGGMGILTMNVTDKTGPIVSGEVVEDDDRLILLTTLGKGIRVKVKEIRLVKRIAQGVKLINLADGDTIASMARLVMNPDEGDDHESDDEDGE; encoded by the coding sequence GTGCCCGAACAAGACCCCCAAATCTCTCTTGTCCCGATCGAAGAAGAACTGTCGCGGAGTTACGTCAACTACGCGATGTCGGTCATCATCGCGCGCGCCCTTCCCGACATCCGGGACGGGCTGAAGCCGGTCCAGCGCCGGATCCTCTACGCGATGCGGGAGATGGGTCAGACCCCCGACGGCCCGTTCAAAAAGAGCGCCCAGGTCACGGGCAAGACCTCGGGCGAGTTCCACCCCCACGGCAACCAGGTCATCTACCCGACGCTGGCGCGGTTGGGGCAGAGCTTCACGATGCGCTACATGCTGATCCAGCCGCAGGGGAACTTCGGCTCGATCGACGGCGACCCGCCCGCCGCGGAACGGTACACCGAGTGTCGCCTAAGCCCCATCGCGATGGAACTGATGGAAGACCTCGACCGTGAGACGGTCGACTGGATGCCGACATACACCAACGAGCAGATGGAGCCGATGTGCTTCCCCGGCAAGTTCCCGAACCTGCTCTGCAACGGCAGCCAAGGCATCGCCGTCGGCATGGCGACCTCCATGCCGCCGCACAACCTCACCGAAGTCTGCAACGCGATCTTGCACCGCATCGACGACCCGGAGTGCGACCTCGACGCGGTCATGACCCACCTGCCCGGCCCCGACTTTCCGACCCTTGGCCTGATCATGGGCACCAAGGGAGTCCGCGAGGCTTACGAGACCGGCCGTGGCAGCGTCGTGATGCAGGCCAAGACGATGATCGAGCCCGGCGACGCGGGGAAGAGCACCATCGTCGTCACCGAACTGCCGTATCAGGTCAACAAGACGAACCTGGTGCAGAACATCGCCCAGATCGCCAAGCTGAAAAAGTTCGACGGCATCGTCGCGGTCAACGACTATTCGGACAAGCGCGGTATGCGGATCGAGATCGACATCCGCCGCGACGTCAACCCGAACCGGGCCCTGAACTACCTGCTCAAACACACGTCGTTGAGGACGACGTTCGGCTGCATCATGCTGTCGCTGGTCGGCAACTCGCCCCGCGTCTCGCCGCTCCTGACCGTCCTGGACGAGTACATCAAGCACCGCCGGGACGTCATTGAGCGCCGCACGCGGTATGAGCTGTACCGCATCCTCGAAGAAGTCCACCGCCTCGAAGGCTTCCAAATCGCCCGGCGGTTCCTCGACGACATCATCAAGGTCATCCGCGAGGCGTCCGACCCCGACGCCGCCCGTGTCCAGTTGGTGCGCCAGTTCGACATGTCGCCCTACCAGGCCAACGCAGTGCTCAATATGCCGTTGCGCCGCCTGACCCAGCTGGAGCAGAGCAAGCTGGAGGCCGACTACAAGGAAGCCCTGCGCAAGATGCAGGACCTCATGGACATCCTCACCGACCCGGTCCGCCTGACCGCGGTGATGCGCGAGGAAGTCGTCACGATGCGCGACAAGCATGGCGACGAGCGACGGACCAAGATCATCGGCCGAGAGGTCGGCGACTTCACCGAGGAAGACCTGATCCCTGACGAGGAGGCCATCGTCAGCGTCAGCCGCGACGGCTACATCAAGCGGATCAGCCTGGACAGCTATCGCCAGCAGAAGCGGGGCGGCAAGGGCCTGAAGAGCGTGATGAAGCAGGACGACGAACCTGCCCACCTCTTCCAGGTCAACACCCACCACTTCATCCTGTTCTTCACCGACCGGGGCCGGGTCTACCGCCTCCGCGCCTACGATATCCCCGAGAGCACCCGGTACGCCCGAGGTATGCCGGTCATCAACTATATCGCCATCGAGAGTGACGAGCGGGTGACGGCGACCGTCAGCGTCAAGGACATCAAGGGCGAGGGGTACCTCACCATGGTCACACGCCAGGGCGAGGTGAAGCGCACCGCGCTGGAGTCGTTCAGCAACATCCGCTCGAACGGGCTCCGGGCTTTTGACATCGAGGCCGGCGACGAGCTCGGGTGGGTCTTGGTCACCAAGGGTAACGAAGACATCGTGCTTGTCAGCCGCAACGGCATGTCCATCCGCTTCAACGAGACGGACGCCCGTGGCCGAGGACGCGCCGCGGGCGGTGTCCGCGCCATCCGCCTGCGTGATGGGGACGTCCTCGTCGGCGCCGACATCGTCCGACCCGGGTCGACCCTGCTGGTCGTCGGCGAACATGGCTTCGGCAAACGCACCGAGCTTGAGGAGTACCGAGTCCAGACCCGTGGGGGCATGGGCATCCTGACGATGAACGTCACGGACAAGACCGGGCCGATCGTGAGTGGCGAGGTAGTCGAGGACGACGACCGGCTGATCCTCCTGACGACTTTGGGCAAGGGTATCCGCGTCAAGGTCAAAGAGATCCGGCTGGTCAAGCGCATCGCCCAAGGGGTGAAACTGATCAACTTGGCCGACGGCGACACCATCGCTTCGATGGCCCGGCTGGTCATGAACCCTGACGAAGGCGACGACCACGAGTCCGACGACGAAGACGGCGAGTGA
- a CDS encoding HEAT repeat domain-containing protein, translating into MKFACAWLALSAVVSASAQTAGNVLGQVDVGGHQVPLVAPTTAGIYESSKTVALPDGRKTAWLSPSSLSEPYRVAGGWSELSAWPTLNLAAARKLHIKVVLATSALCLYEGAQVRAERVGFTSRELAEIDGGLAQLKALLEVAGNGTVQVEYSVTTDPSTTIQVERGGKITDLDDLTNSTGLGPVMNRSPFATDDGSYWGPYACSIVIHPGLGEVGTLVHGSRPCGVVPYRATTGGRYLPFGAALLVSLGGTPDGRVQGILRGAVEQPETAPYLATASGGVTETTFDGQPALAVAPSLVAWVQGQTGQSAKPVTTKGQTVFLYDPAKPKGLAAQLGLPDPGQVSAPAGSAGTPAGAGELKVESLDDAEGKRYRIDLPKAAYNRAMATLPVEGQGASLEPGSSLTFRFRSRSREPWTVTLGQESWTLADARSGLGRGVVVAQMAFDGSWETVSLPVTKSGSVASQVSFLLADAQRLDQAETSVEIADLKIVSDPAKAVRPKPVTDPYADLRGKTDLGADDLKRLTADLNGPDVVLAAQAAWFCAQVKVPTLVTTLIAQAEGADAAVVYASCRALKAQGTDEAFTGLKTVLDFGPFEINRRLAMEAIGDDVTKLTLKDIQSLVVSRSWMGRLAGLRAMVKIDMPNKAVQIITMLQDEDPRVRAAVVEAADADDELSAKRLLYGAVNDPSEEVRTKSFIKLIDSKVEAVRREAFASVRNESLAVALAVLDAMAGSPKPEYRPALLQAVVDPRPEIRSAAVEALKTQEKAITIPEVQNLMADPDPLVQLALAHAAAAGKLSLPADVLAKLKASPDYAVAHAARGVGG; encoded by the coding sequence GTGAAGTTTGCTTGCGCTTGGCTCGCGTTGTCGGCCGTGGTGTCCGCCTCGGCCCAGACGGCGGGGAACGTCCTCGGACAAGTCGACGTCGGAGGGCACCAGGTCCCCCTCGTCGCGCCGACGACCGCCGGCATCTATGAGTCGAGCAAGACGGTGGCCCTACCCGACGGGCGCAAGACGGCGTGGCTGTCGCCAAGCAGCCTCAGCGAGCCTTACCGCGTCGCAGGAGGCTGGTCGGAACTGTCGGCCTGGCCTACCCTCAACCTCGCCGCCGCGCGCAAGCTTCACATCAAAGTGGTCCTCGCCACGTCGGCGCTTTGCCTGTACGAAGGCGCCCAGGTCCGCGCGGAGCGGGTCGGGTTCACCTCCCGCGAGCTCGCCGAGATCGACGGCGGGCTGGCCCAGCTGAAGGCGCTGCTTGAGGTCGCGGGTAACGGGACGGTCCAGGTCGAATACTCCGTCACGACAGACCCCTCGACGACAATCCAGGTCGAACGTGGTGGCAAGATCACCGACCTCGACGACCTGACCAACAGCACCGGTTTGGGGCCGGTGATGAACCGTAGCCCGTTCGCCACTGACGACGGGAGCTATTGGGGGCCTTACGCCTGCTCGATCGTCATCCACCCCGGACTTGGCGAGGTCGGCACCCTCGTCCATGGTTCGCGCCCCTGCGGGGTCGTCCCGTACCGGGCGACGACAGGAGGCCGGTACCTTCCCTTTGGCGCCGCCCTGCTCGTGAGCCTGGGTGGCACGCCGGACGGTCGTGTGCAGGGAATCCTTCGCGGCGCGGTCGAGCAGCCCGAGACGGCCCCGTACCTCGCCACCGCTAGCGGCGGGGTCACGGAGACGACGTTCGACGGCCAGCCTGCCTTGGCGGTCGCACCCAGTCTGGTGGCTTGGGTGCAGGGCCAAACCGGGCAATCGGCCAAGCCTGTCACCACCAAGGGCCAGACCGTCTTCTTGTACGACCCGGCCAAACCGAAGGGCCTGGCCGCCCAACTTGGGTTGCCTGACCCCGGCCAAGTGTCGGCGCCGGCAGGCTCTGCCGGCACACCGGCAGGTGCGGGTGAACTGAAGGTTGAAAGCCTTGACGACGCCGAGGGGAAGCGGTACCGCATCGACCTGCCGAAGGCGGCCTACAACCGAGCCATGGCCACCCTACCGGTCGAGGGCCAGGGCGCGTCCTTGGAGCCGGGCTCTAGCTTGACCTTCCGGTTCAGGTCAAGGTCTAGGGAGCCTTGGACGGTCACCTTGGGTCAAGAGTCATGGACTTTGGCCGACGCCCGGTCCGGGTTGGGCCGGGGCGTGGTCGTCGCCCAGATGGCGTTCGACGGTTCGTGGGAGACGGTTTCGCTACCTGTCACCAAGTCCGGCTCCGTCGCCTCTCAAGTCAGTTTCCTCCTCGCCGACGCCCAGCGTCTGGACCAAGCCGAGACCAGCGTTGAAATTGCCGACCTGAAGATCGTCAGCGACCCGGCCAAAGCAGTGAGGCCCAAGCCCGTGACCGACCCTTATGCCGACTTGAGGGGCAAAACGGACCTGGGGGCCGACGACCTGAAGCGGCTGACCGCCGACTTGAACGGGCCCGATGTCGTCTTGGCCGCGCAAGCAGCCTGGTTCTGCGCCCAAGTCAAGGTGCCCACCTTGGTCACGACCTTGATCGCGCAGGCGGAGGGTGCCGACGCCGCGGTGGTCTATGCCTCCTGCCGTGCCCTCAAAGCGCAAGGTACCGACGAGGCGTTCACCGGGCTCAAGACCGTCCTCGACTTTGGCCCGTTTGAGATCAACCGGCGCCTCGCCATGGAAGCTATTGGCGACGACGTCACCAAGCTGACGCTCAAAGACATCCAGTCGTTGGTCGTCTCACGCTCGTGGATGGGTCGTCTCGCCGGTTTGCGCGCGATGGTGAAGATCGACATGCCCAACAAGGCGGTCCAGATCATCACCATGCTCCAAGACGAGGACCCACGCGTCAGAGCCGCCGTCGTCGAGGCCGCGGACGCCGACGACGAACTGAGCGCCAAGCGGCTGCTCTACGGGGCGGTGAACGACCCCAGCGAGGAAGTCCGCACGAAGAGCTTCATCAAACTGATCGACTCAAAGGTCGAAGCGGTCCGCCGCGAAGCCTTCGCTTCGGTCCGGAACGAGTCGTTGGCCGTCGCCCTGGCCGTCCTGGACGCGATGGCCGGGTCGCCCAAGCCTGAGTACCGTCCCGCCCTCCTGCAAGCGGTCGTGGACCCGAGGCCGGAGATCCGCTCTGCGGCGGTCGAGGCGCTGAAGACCCAAGAGAAGGCGATCACTATCCCGGAGGTTCAAAACCTGATGGCAGACCCCGACCCCCTGGTCCAACTCGCCCTGGCCCACGCGGCGGCGGCAGGGAAGCTCAGCCTTCCGGCCGACGTCTTGGCCAAGCTCAAGGCAAGCCCGGACTACGCGGTCGCCCACGCGGCCCGTGGTGTCGGCGGCTGA
- a CDS encoding S41 family peptidase, producing the protein MKWWKVPVVLLGCAGGFGLGFFLRDVSAGRAPSGTALAALAASGGKPTPTEIFQQNFDLIQRKYWRKVDPTNLRYAAMQGAVASLGDPHTAFLEPVTADRFNMETHGDFVGIGARLGEDPQGAKVAVVFRNSPADRAGLKANDVIVGVNDQVVAGWEVDKIVKNVKGEAGTQVKLTVQRPGTAGLLKLVATRAQVFIPTAEAKVLPGNIGYISVTTFAENTPGQFDDALQELMNKDTKGLVIDLRSNPGGLLTTASAMLGRFIDAKQVVTMKVRGGKVVEEKTPPGSVWPVKGPIVVLVNEESASASEIFASDIRYFAKAKLVGEHTYGKMSVQTVHTIPQDMASLKVTIAKYYVPSGEDYSRKVDDDGTYVKGGLVPDVPVELNVTPDTVLGDPAKDNQLARAIEVLKGETPPAAQVSNLETRLVWPGRFEPVC; encoded by the coding sequence GTGAAGTGGTGGAAGGTGCCCGTCGTCCTGTTGGGGTGCGCCGGCGGGTTTGGTCTTGGATTCTTCCTGCGTGACGTGAGCGCGGGCCGCGCTCCCAGCGGGACGGCCCTGGCCGCTCTTGCCGCGAGCGGCGGCAAGCCCACGCCGACGGAGATCTTCCAGCAAAACTTTGACCTGATCCAGCGTAAGTATTGGCGCAAGGTCGACCCGACCAACCTGCGTTACGCGGCCATGCAAGGGGCCGTCGCGAGCCTGGGTGACCCCCACACCGCGTTCTTGGAGCCGGTGACCGCCGACCGCTTCAACATGGAGACCCATGGTGACTTCGTCGGCATCGGCGCGAGGCTGGGGGAGGACCCGCAAGGGGCCAAGGTCGCCGTTGTCTTCCGGAACAGCCCGGCCGACCGTGCGGGGCTGAAGGCCAACGACGTCATCGTCGGCGTCAACGACCAGGTGGTGGCCGGCTGGGAAGTCGACAAGATCGTCAAGAACGTGAAGGGCGAGGCGGGCACCCAGGTCAAACTCACCGTCCAACGCCCTGGGACGGCGGGCCTGCTGAAGCTGGTCGCGACGCGCGCCCAGGTGTTCATCCCGACCGCCGAGGCCAAGGTGCTCCCGGGCAACATCGGCTACATCTCCGTGACGACCTTTGCCGAGAACACCCCGGGCCAGTTCGACGACGCCCTGCAGGAGTTGATGAACAAGGACACCAAGGGCTTGGTCATCGACCTCCGCAGCAACCCGGGCGGCCTCTTGACCACGGCGAGCGCGATGCTGGGCAGGTTTATCGACGCCAAGCAGGTCGTCACGATGAAGGTCCGTGGCGGCAAGGTCGTCGAGGAGAAGACCCCGCCTGGCTCGGTCTGGCCGGTGAAGGGCCCCATCGTCGTCTTGGTCAACGAGGAGTCGGCGAGCGCGAGCGAGATTTTCGCGAGTGACATCCGGTACTTCGCCAAGGCGAAACTGGTCGGCGAGCACACCTACGGGAAAATGTCCGTCCAAACGGTGCACACCATCCCGCAGGACATGGCCAGTCTGAAGGTGACGATCGCCAAGTACTACGTTCCGAGTGGCGAGGACTACTCGCGCAAGGTCGACGACGACGGGACATACGTGAAGGGCGGCCTTGTCCCCGACGTGCCGGTCGAGCTCAATGTGACGCCCGACACCGTCCTTGGCGACCCCGCCAAGGACAACCAACTCGCCCGGGCCATCGAGGTGCTGAAGGGTGAGACCCCTCCGGCGGCCCAGGTCTCCAACCTGGAGACCCGTTTAGTCTGGCCCGGGCGCTTCGAACCTGTGTGCTGA
- the rpiB gene encoding ribose 5-phosphate isomerase B has protein sequence MKLAVGADHAGFDLASSLADWLRGLGHEVVQLGATSTERYDYPDASDLVACHILGGQADLGVLVCGTGIGVSIRANRYPGVRAAECTSTTMAELARGHNHANVLCLGSRILSPDEAKQITARFLESPEDPGDRHVKRVGKLDAERVC, from the coding sequence ATGAAACTAGCTGTCGGTGCCGACCACGCAGGCTTCGACCTCGCCTCGTCGCTCGCCGATTGGTTGCGCGGCCTTGGCCACGAAGTCGTGCAACTGGGCGCGACGAGCACCGAGCGGTACGACTATCCGGACGCCTCTGACCTCGTCGCCTGTCATATCCTGGGTGGGCAGGCCGACCTCGGCGTGCTGGTCTGCGGCACGGGTATCGGCGTGAGCATCCGGGCCAACCGCTATCCCGGGGTCCGCGCCGCCGAGTGCACCAGCACGACGATGGCCGAGTTGGCCCGGGGGCACAACCATGCGAACGTGCTCTGCCTGGGCTCGAGGATCCTGTCGCCGGACGAGGCCAAGCAAATCACGGCAAGATTCCTAGAAAGCCCGGAAGACCCGGGAGACCGACATGTGAAGAGGGTCGGGAAACTGGACGCCGAGCGTGTTTGTTGA